accatgcaaaaaaaaatatatatatatatgatgaattCATAAAATTAAGTGACTCTGTCAAAAAGCtccattaaaaagtaaaaaggcaacccacagagcGGGAAGAAATcttcatatatctgacaaaggattcatatccagaacatataaaaaaCCCTTAcaaattttcaagaaaagaacAGACAACccactaaaaaatgggcagaagactggCATGAAAGAGGGTACTCAAACGACCAGTAAGCACGTGAAAGGAATTCAACCTCCTTAGCCACTAAGGGAtgtgcaaattaaagccacaaagaTAGACAACAGTACCCCCTCTAAAAAGGCTAAACtaccaaagaaaggaaatattaagtACCAAGTGTCATCAAGGACGAGGATGGCTGCTTTGGGAAAGTGTTTGGAGTATCTGGTATACCCCTGACCACACCATACCCTGTGGGCCCAACAATTCCACTGCTAGATGTACACAAACCATTCAGCGTATTCATGTATTCACCACAAAACGTGTACTAGAATATTCATTGCAGGATTGTgcataatagctgaaaactagACACCAACCCCATGTCTGACTGTAGTAAAGTATGTAAATACCTGGGTTTAACCACACAGCAGCTCACTAATGAGAACGAAAGATCTGCAACCACCTGGTTGGTTTTGGAGGAATCTCGCTATATCGTGTTAAGCAAAAGAGTCCAGACGCAAACTGTATGATTCTACTGatatattcttataaaatacaaaaacatttaaaactaacCTACGGGAGGGATGGTTGGAAGAGAGAACAGGCTGGGGACTTCTGGGGTAATGAGAATGTCTGTTTCCTGCTTTAGGTGCTGGTTCCATGGATGAATGGAGAAGGTGGAGGTGCTCCGGGCTGAGGGGTGGGAAGTGAGAGGCACACAGGTGTATTAGAGGGTAGGTGGCCATGGCAGGTGGTGAGCAGGTGAGCTCAGCTGTGGCAGAGCTGACATAAGCAATAACAGCAGATACATTCTTCTTTTCCCCCAGCTCCAAGAGGTGGGAATGTGGGAAACTCGGTAATGCCTTTGTTATATAGAGACCTATTTTCCCCTTGTGAGAGTTTGAATCATTCTGCTTTGTCCTAAGGGAAGTAGTTATGCAATCTCAGGAGCAATATTTAACCCAacctcaagggaaaaaaaatgtgtaagatacTCACAGATGCACTTAGAGTTGTGACACACCCCAGACATCCTGctgtagaaaggaaaagaaaaaacaaacatagagCCACCTCCTACTCCAAGTGACTTAAGAAATACCCCAAAGATTAGAGACTTCCAAAGGTCTCTTCGGAAAGATAAGGACCATGAAGATCAAAGAGGAGATGGAACCTGTTCAGTCACACGGTGAGGACAGGTAAACCCCAAATGATCACTCAGCAATAGGTAGGGCTCCTATCCAGTGTTCTCTCCATGGCTCAATCACCAAATGTCCAGGCTTCTTTCTCTGGAGCCTCTCATTCAGTCTAGGCCCAGCACCCTGCCACCACACCGGAGgcccagctctgctgctgctgccttaCAAGGCAGATCTGGTCCCCAGACGGAGGGCTCTATGGGAACAGGGACCACGCACCACCTCCTGAGTCACAGAAGCCCCAATGCCTAGCACAGGGCCAGGCACAGACTAAGCACTTGATATACTTTATCATTACGCACATTTTAGTTAGtatattatagtaataataagataattattaggggatccctgggtggctcagcggtttggcacatgcctttggcccagggcgtgatcctggagtcccaggatcgagtcccacgtcgggcttcctgcatggagcctgcttctccctcctcctgtgtctctgcctatcattaaataaataaataaataaataaataaataaatctctaaaaaatataagataattattattaataatctgGTTTCTGGGCCTTTCATCaatatgaattaataataattcaTTAGAATTCATCAATCCTTtgccagacactgagccacccaggtgcctcctcatCTTGAAGCTCTTTTCGGAAAAGCTACGTAAACACGTGCTATAGCCCTGGTGGAAATTAATAAGAATGCTCGGGAAGTGATACAATTTGTCTGTTGTAGGAAATATTTAGTATAACCAGGTAGACTGCCTTCTAGCTCTGCACCAGCCACCAGGATTTGGCATTGACTTTGCGGTGCAGACTACTACTCCCTAATCGTGTCGCATTTCCGAAGAACAAGGTTATGTTGTATCGTGATCAATAAAGAAGTCCATCTCATGTCCTTTCAATTAGTTCACTATTGGAtagtggagggtggggtgggggagaagatgCAGGTGAGATGCAGCCTCGTCCACTGAAAGCTCCCCATCTCGACGAAGGGAATGGGAAGCACACCTCGGACGTTGAGAGACACAGACTCTGGGTGAAAGCAGAGATGGGAGCCTCAGGATACGAGATCAAGATACATTTGGGGagatcttcacacacacacacacacacacacacacacacacacacacacaccatgagaCCTCAGGGCCAGCAAGTCTTTACTGACACTTTATGATGGACTAATTTTATCTCATTTCCATAGGAGCAGCTTACCCCAAAGGCAAGAGGATGCTTTGGGGTAGGGAAATAGGGTCTCAGAAAGATGTCAACTGGGCTGTTCataaaacagatggaaaaataccTGGAGGGAACATAACACCAGTGACCAGCTGAATCCCATTCTCTGATCTAGACAGTGCCCCCTAAAGGGATGCTCCATCCTCAGCCCTCATTCATTTATCTAGTGTCTGCTCTGGGTCCAGGACTGCCATGGGCCAcagtcacaaaaacaaaaaaatggctGTTGCCTGCTCTGGCCTCTCAGACTGCCGGGTCACAGTCCAGCAAGGGAGGCAGACATATCAATACAAAATACCGCAAAAGACAGAGGTCTGTCCGGGGCCTGCTGGTGACACAGATGAGGGGCAGACATGGAGGAGATCTATCCACAAGAGCAGATGCCAGAACTGAAGGAAGATGGGGTCTCAGAGACTATGCCAGCCAAAGGCAAGCATGTGCAAAGGACCCAAGGCTGGAATAGCTCAGAGTatttaagaaaatggaagtatTTTGCTCACTGGTACAGGTAGTACACAAAAGAGGGTGGTGTCCGGGGACAGTGTTGGAGAAATAGGCTGAACCCCTTCGAGAAGGCCCGATATGTCATATGAAGATGTCAGATTGCATCCTCAGGCGGTGGGGAGCATTAAAGGACTCATGGGGGAACAGTAAGGTAAGATTTGTTCTTTAAATGTAATCCAGATGCCCTCAATCCTCCAACCTCCTTTCCTTTAATAATCAACCAGATGTCCAGCCCCTGTTCGGTTCTGCAGGGGTTCAGTACCTCCCTATTCTCCACACGCCTTAGAGCCTTGAGCCAGATCTTCCCCAGTCAGTCTACCACACATCTTCTTCCTACCTGTTGGTCCCAGTCCCCAAGACTACTATCCTGCCCCCAGTCCACATGCATAACTGTGTTAAAATTTATAGAATAGTTCACCCTAAAAGGTCCATTTTAATAGGTTATCATGAAATGTcaagacaaaggaaagaggaaCATGTTGAACAATATCACAGCAgaagggtggaggtggggggccaCTAACTTAATAGGACACTAAATCCACAAGACAACTGACAGCTGCCCTCTAGCCCTCTTCCTTTGCCAATGATGTACAGTAATGAGAGACAGTGTGGTACGGTCCAGGAATGCCCCCGCTTCTTTATATGGCATCCCTGTGATAGAAATGTCATCACCATCCCCTGAAAAATACTTCCCCTGGGAAATGCATCCCTAAATGGCCTCTACATGTGATCTCTTGACATTGCTGCAGGGACCCCTGTCCTTCCCTGAGCCCTCCTCACCCACCTCTTCTCTCCATGGTGCAGCTCTGTCCTTCTCTCCTGGACCTCCCTTGAAAATTCAAAATCCCTCTAACTTTATATGCAGGGTAACAAATGCCCATTTTTCTCACCCTCCCGAGActtcaggggcagagggagggggtggaTCTCACCTTTCAAAAGCAAAGAATCAACGTATTCTTCAAAACAAAGAACCATACCGATACAGATGTCTTAGAATAGCTGAAGTTTAGAAATACTCGCCATTTGCTCTGGAGAATACAATTTAACTGCAATTCTCATAtaatgcaaaatggcacaactagttttaaaaacagtttggcaactttttataaagttaaacacacacTTACCCTATGACCAGAAATCCCATTGCTGGGAATTCACCCTAGAGAAATAGAAACTTACATTCACACGAAAACAGGCACATGAATGCTTATAGCATCTCCATTTATAATCACAAAAATTGGTAACAATTCAAATATCCTTCAAGACTTGAGGAGATAAACAAACCATAGCACGTCAATTCCATGGAATActcttggcaataaaaagaagcaaactgtTGATACAGCAaattggatgaatctcaaaggcattatgctgagggaaagaaGTCAATCTCAAAAGTTTACCTGCTCTGTGATTTGTTTAGATGAGATTCTCAGAAAGACTAAACTGTAGTGACAGAgaacaaatcagtggttgcccATGGTTAGAGGTGGAGGGAATGTGGCACTATACAAAAATAAGACGAGGGAGTTTTGTGGGACGATGAAAGTGTTCTATACCCTGGCTGTGGTGGTGGCTTCATGAATCTATACATGCATAACTGTGTTAAAATTTATAGAATAGTTCACCCTAAAAGGTCCATTTTAATGGGTTATCATGAAAtgtaaagacaaaggaaagaggaaCATGTTGAACAATATCACAGCAgaagggtggaggtggagggccACTAACTTAGTAGGACACTAAATCCACAAGACCACTGAccaagtttcttcaacaaataaattacaaGGAATAAAAAAGAGGGCTATGAACTAATTGTGATGCATGAACATTATTTGAACGTTGAACCCTGATCCAAATAGGTGATTTTACTGAAAACATTCACAAGACATTATAGGAAATGTGAACccagacttgatttttttttaatttttaatttgaatatagttgacacactgGACTGGACTTTTTTATCATATTAAAGAATTAATGTTTATCCTGTTAAGGGTGATAACATTAATGTGGTTATATTGTTTAAAGAGTCCTTATCTTttagagaaactttaaaaatatgtatgaataaaGTGGTATTCTGTTTGGGACCTGCTTCAACATAATCTGGAGGGGTAAAAGGAGTGAGgagaatagaaatgaaacagaatgatGAGTTAATTGTTGAGCTAGGTGATGGATACAGAAGCAAGCATTCATTGcattattctatttttacatttattggaAACTTTCTATAATTAAAAGATTTATCAAAAGCTACTTCCCTTAAGATTAAATATAACACCTTTCCcttctattaaaaataagtcatttttccTTTACAGCAGTTTCTCTTTCTAGTACACCCACGCAAGGACAGCTTTGCATATAGCTCACATTCACAACTGGCCTGAGCATGGTTGGAGTAATAAATTGGATGGCATGATGGGCAatccaaaaataatttgacagGTTAGAGCTTGTGCCAAATCTAACAAGAAAGATTTAACAGagattaatgtaaaataaaacccTACAGATGTATTCAAGCAAAGCAGCTGTGTGGTTCAGCACCGGGAGACGGTTTCCTAATGGCTTGTATAAAACGGCAGCAGCTCAGGATGAGTCAGCGGCAGGAAGGAACTGCCAAGCTCACCTACAAGGTTGGAGGGTACACAACAAGAAACCCCATGACCACCCTTTTCCTGGGCTAGTCTAGTCGGGCCACGTCTGGAAGTTTGGGTTGGGTTCCAGATGTCCAGATGATGCGATGTCTATGGGAAAGCACCCAGGATGCAGGGGGCGCCCCAaagcagaggaggaaatggaggtaTTCCACTTGGAGAAGAAATCCAAGGAAGGGAAAAACCATCCTCAAACATTTGTAGATTGTCATGCACAAGAGGACTCAGAATTGTTCCCGATGgccacagaggggaaaaaaatacttggaCCCATGAGCGGAATTTACAAGGTAAATGAAGGAGGGGTTAGCTTCCATGGGAGAGAGTGGGCTGCTGACTGCAGAAAGGTGTTTTAGAGAAGACTTCAATATCTAAATGGGGATTCTTTTTCAGGGCCCCTGACGTCATTTCTAGCCTTGAGAGTCTGATTCTTTAGAAATTAATTAACAAAAGTAATCCTTGAAataatgatggggaaaaaaagcaataataatggTGATAGCtcccatttattgagtacctttctttttctaggaATTGTGCTGAGCTCTGGCATGCCTTGTATTATTTAATCAGTCCATCAGTCAACAAGTAAATGTTTTTTAGTATTATCTAACTTACAAACAATATATGACATAGTTCCTCTCTTTAAAGAGCTTATAATCTACTTGCTAATAAAAATTTGCATACCTGTTGCACAATAtatgagtattttcattttatagaatacTTTCACGTACATTGTTTCATGTATGCTTTGAAACATCCCTGAGAGgcagatgttatttttattaccataatactaacagctaatattttaaatcactctcttcctctgtgagtGCCCAGTTTCCAATGTGCTCATCATAAGCCTAGCTCCAATCGAGAGAAGGCTGTcttctcaattttctttatttgtatttccatgcCAATAATAAGggagttaaattaaaaataataatccaggggcacctgcatggctcagtcagttaagtgtacaactcttgatttcagctcaggtcatcccaaggtcatgggatcaagtctcgaGATGGGCTCAgcactaagcatggagtctgcttgagattctctttctccctctgtctctgcccttcttcccccctctcactcccactctctctcataatcatcatcatcaatgtGTTTAAAAAGGAAGCAAGTATTCTAATCATCCAATGAAAAATATTCCCCAGCAACTGAGacaaaaaagtaaacatgaaaaaTTATGTAAGTTTTATTATCCATAAAGATtttgagagcacctgggtggctcagtcaattgggtgcctgccttcgactcaggtcatgatcctgagggtcctggcatcaagccccatgtcaggttccctgctcggtgggggagactgcttctccctctgctcttccccctgcttgtgcttgtgctctcactctctctctctctctttcaaataaattaaatatttttttaaaaaataaaaaggaaagaccttgagacttttttgttgttgttcttggttttaaaggtaataaaacaaaatggacaaGTCTGGGTCTTTTTTAAAGTTGAGCTTTGAAACAAATGTTTACTTGATCTTAAGCAGAAAATCTGTGAGCATATGCGGTAGTCGGAACTAAAGGTGGGACTGAGAAGTCAAGTTTGGAGTGAGTGATGACAAGTGTCAGCCTCTTAAAATAGAAGAGTCCCCCAGGTATCTGGACCAGATTTCAGAACCAAGGACAGAGCAGGGATCTGCATAAAGTAAGGCTCTGCCTTCAAAGACCATAGATCACCCCCCAAATctaccacaaagaaaaaaaaaaaacagaaccacaCATGTGGTTACAGGTATGGACTCTAGGGCCCAACTACTCATGTTCAAACCCCGGCTGTACCACTTGCTAACTGCAACCATTGGCATAGTGTGATCTTTATGTCTCTGTGGtcctttttctcatctgtaaagtgaggctATCGTGCCTACCTCATAGGATCATCGTGAAGATTAGATTATTTATGTGTGAAGTTCTCAAAACAATGTCTGAGCGGgtgaaaattattaaataaaacttggtttcatttattgattttccaGAGCCTTGAGATCTCAGGatgtgagagggaaagagaagcagaatcctGCAGTCTTGCTGGGAAAAGGGGCAAATGCCCCCGAGCCATGAGGAATGAGGACATAGGGGGAGCTTCTGACCATGTTCTCCCACCACTGTGGTCCAAAACCCCCAAGGGAGGAGATAAAGAAAGGCTGCCCCCTGAGGTGACCCAGGCTGGGCAGTGCAATTACTTGGCTATCACTGAGCTATTTGGAATTCTTGGCAAGGATGACTGATGCCAGCATGAGAAGTGTTCCAGCCCCAGGGTGTGGCTTGCCCAGATATAGATACAGAAAGAGTGAAGCACAGCATGGCAGTTGGGCAAATTGTGAAGTCTGGCCCAGTTGGCTTAACCCCAAAAGCTCCCTCAGCACCCTCATTCTCTCCTCATCTCTCACTCACTCCATGCACAGCTGCTAACGTAACTTCCTGCAGGCCACATTTTGAGTGTGCTGCCCTCTGATTCAGCAAACATCATGAGTTCCTATTATTCTGCAAAACTCAGAGTCAAATAGTCAAATCCATCATCACATATTGCAgtttaatgaagaaaaagaaacagagagccGAGAGGAGGCAAGGCAAAGTTTATATACAAGGGGACAGTAGGTAGTAGTGGAATGTGTGATGGGCTCAGGGACAAACTCCTAACTTGACAATGTCTACCTGGGCCCCTTCTTGGTTTTGAGCCTCCAAGCGGATGACGGTATAGTATCTCCAAccctggggagagaggagtgATTGTAGAGAGATGTGGCTAAAGGCAGGGGAAATTTTTATAGTCGTGCATCAGGGCCCAGTCTCAGTATTTGATGCAGGCACGCTGGTCACTGCTGGCGGCGATCTGCACAATCTTagccaaggaggaggaagagctgcCCAGTCTGGGACTCGGATCCATGGAGGTGCTTGTGCTTCTGGACTGGATGCCTTTCCTCCCGTTGGTGGACTCACTGTCTCCTCGGATGCCCTGGCCACCTCTGTTGCCCCGGATGCCattgctgcttctgctgctgctgctgcccccagGACTAATGTTCTTGCTGCTGGATGTGTGGTTGACCACAACTGCAATGAGAATGGGCTGCTCAGTGTCCCCCGTCTGTCTAAATGCCCATTGCATGCATTCCTGTCTGAAGAATGAGTGGCAGAGaaaatcaaaaaaagagaaggagaaacccCCTTCTCATGGGAGGGAGTTCTTTGTCTGAAGGCAAATCCAGGACATACACTCCACAGGACATTAGATAAGTCCTACCCAAATCTGGCTCCCCTTtcgcccccccccctttcttttacCCTGGCAATCAGGCtgtagaaaaaaacaatttgtgGGTAGAGGAGCTGAAGGGAGGCCATGAGAAATCATCTCACACAATGGAAATGGAGTGCTTGTGATACTCACAGATGCACACTGGGCTCTGACACTCCCCAGACATCCTGtgtaggaaaacaaaataaatatcatggAAACCTCATGGTGGTTCCTCTCAGCATCTCTGTTCAGAATTATCCCCTGGGATGTCAGAGTACAGTAATATGAGCTGCAGCATCAGGGATTGAAGTTACCCATGAGAAGGGCTTCCCTGGGATGCTAGGATGGGgatgcagagaagcagagagataaTGTATCTCTGGATACTTGATTCTGCTATCGCCTTGGCCTGGGTTCCCCTCACTGGAAACCCTGGAATAATATACTCATCAGTTTATTGAAAAGAGTAAATTAAACCATAAAGAATatctggcacagtgcctggcctatACCAAAAGCGATGCAACTCTTTTCTGTGCCAGAGATGGAGAGGCAAAGAAGAGTCACCGATGCAGAGGGAAGTGGAAACCAGTTTGGACAATAGGAGGAGCAAGCTACCAGGACCCACTAGTATTCATCTGTATCCTCCATCATATCAGGATTGGCTGACAATGGCCAATTGTCATTGGGGTGCACTACCTGCCTGTTGGGAAGCTCTAAGATTTCAGCTCTAGCAAATAAAGTTGGTGTCCCTGAGCCCAAAGGGGAGAGTGCTAGGTAGTACCATTCTGTTAATCAAGCATTTGTTGAGAGCCTCTTTGTCCCCTGCCACTGTGTCTAACCAAGGACCATACGTACAATCCTTTGAAACTTGATTCTCAAATTGTCCTCCTTGCCTTGACCAGAGCCCCTACCCACCTGCACTCCTCGCCATCTAACATCTTCTGGTAGGTGGCAATCTCCACATCTAATGTCAACTTGATGTTCATCAGCTCCTGATAGTCCCGCAGGAGGTAGGCCAAGTTCTTCTGGGCTTGCTTCAGGGCTTTCTTGAGCTCTGCCAACTTGGCCTGGGCATCTTTGAGGGTCTGTTCACCCTGTTGCTCAGTGTCAACAATTGTTTCCTGCAAGTTGGTATTCTGAagtgggagaagaaagaaggatcGAATCTCTAAAATTACCTGAGCACATGGCAGGTGAGCATAGGTCTCCATCTGTCTCCTTAATGAAAACTTCTAACCTATGTGCTTCATAGTATAGCTACACTATTCTAGGAAATTCCAATGGTCATTTGAATCTTTGCCCAGAGATATTGATCACCTGCTTCCCgacctctttttttaagatttttatttattcaggagagagacagaggcagagacataggcaggagaagcaggctccatgcagggagcccgacgtgggactcgatcctgggtttccaggatccggccctgggctgacggcggtgctaaaccactgtgccacccaggctgcctgcttcCGGacctctttaaaaagattaactcATGGTATGAGACCCCAAAAACCACATATTTCATGGAGTCTTGGGGCCACAACCAATGACATGAGGGAAGACCATTCTATCTTGAAGATGATGGGTGGGAGTAAAGGTAACATACAGAAGCCATCACTCTGTATGGTATTACCTGGGGAGTTCCATTGTAGGTTCCAATGGCGACCAGAAAGACTTTCCAGCATGCTAGGTTCAGGTGCCCCACTGGCACTTCAGAGCACCACTGTCATCAGAGTCACAATCTCAGGCTTTGGGGAGCCATACCTACCTGCTTCTTGATGCTCTCAATCTTGGCCTGCAGCCTCTGGACCATCCTGTTGAGCTCTGCAATCTCATTCTTGGTGCTCCTCAGGTCATCACCATACCTGCTGGCTGTAGTCTGCAGCTCCCCAAGCTGGTGGGTAAGAAGCAGACAGGGAGAAATTATCCCTAACCCTCGAATACATGCATTTGAAAAGGAGAATAGAAGTGCAGTCAATCCAGGAAGTCCTAATACAGCATGGAGGTCCGTCAGGCATTTGGAATGGAAAGGATCGCTTAACTAAAAATCACAGTTGCCCTTAAACATATcaggccagggatccctgggtggcgcagcggtttggcgcctgcctttggcccagggcgcgatcctggagacccgggatcgaatcccacgtcgggctcccggtgcatggagcctgcttctccctctgcctgtgtctctgcctctctctctctctctctctctctgtgactgtcataaataaataaaaattaaaaaaaaaaaaaaaaaaaaaacatatcaggCCGTGGAATGAAAAACATTGCAAGTTATAGGTATTTGTGAAAGATAATTCAGTCGGTTCCCGCTGAACAAAATGTGCATTATCTGGGATGGTGCCAGGAGGGGCTAGCGGTGAAGGGGCCCTGGAAAAAGCTTGTGAGTCTAGACAGATCCAGGGAGCCCTATTTACCTTGACCTGGTATAGCCCCTCAGCCTCAGCCTTGTTCCTCTGGGTGATCTCCTCATACTGGGCCTTGGCCTCGGTGATGATGCTGTCCAGGTCCAGATGCCGGTTGTTATCCATGGACAAGATGACAGACATATCACTGGACTCCGACAGGGCCTGGTTGTactcctgcacacacacagggacacacCATTGGGCAGTGTCACCACCTCTCTAGGATGCCCTAAACCTCCCAAGCACTGGCTCAGGAAAGTTGTGGGGTCTAGAAAACCAAGTCTTACtgtagggaaaggaagaggacaaGACAGTGATCCAGAAACCAGGCAGCAAAAAAATTCCCAGCAGGCAGTGAGGGATTGTCCTTAACTCTCCTTTTACAGATTTCCCTTGGGATTCTATGCACATGGAAATTCTAAAGGCATGAACTGCAGATTCTGAAAACCTGGGGCcatgggaaggagaagagagagagagcataagcaataTAAGTTAAGGAGGTGTAAAATcgaagaaatgaagaagaaataggtATTAAAATGGGAAAGCTTTTACAGATGTTTGCTGccaaatagatttcacaaaaGAGACTGAACCCCCAGAATCAAGCAAGTTTTGATACCCCACATCACGGCTTCCACCCTAGAGGAAAATATAAAGGTCCTTACAGCTTCAAAGAGGGTTCTCAGAAAGTTTACTTCACTGATCagactttccatttttatttccaagtCTACTTTGGTCGCGTAGGAAGTATCCACATCCTGAAAGTAAAAAACAGAGAATCCACCTTCTTAGCTTCAGTATTTTTCTCATTAGCCACCATTGCATTTAATAATAACATTGATATCATGTTTACATAGTTGAGGGAGCAAAAATCACTTACAGCAGAATTTATGCACGCAGTAGGAAGTTTTGATAATTGAATTCACTTGTTAGAAAAGGTCATTATTATCCATTTTTGCAGCTTGAATAATTATGATGGTCGTTATTAATAGTTGGcaataaactataaataaactGTAAAGACTGGCTCCAAGCAGTTTTGCAACTGTTGAGCCAAACACACTGGAGA
This genomic interval from Vulpes lagopus strain Blue_001 chromosome 21, ASM1834538v1, whole genome shotgun sequence contains the following:
- the LOC121479817 gene encoding keratin, type II cytoskeletal 3-like — protein: MVGGAFGSQSLHSVVGSKLSVARGAAQTGSSAWSCSGALGGSLYGVGGRGMRGGSGGGYFSSWGRRGGLGGIPGGAQGFGGSGGFPLSIQEVAINQSLLQPLNMGIDPQIREVKTQEKEQLKTLNDKFASFIDKVRFLEQQNKVLEAKWCLLQEQSATSRANNLQPFFESYISCLQAHLDRLLSERGQLDEELSMMQVLAEEYKRKYEDELNKHSEAENDFMVLKKDVDTSYATKVDLEIKMESLISEVNFLRTLFEAEYNQALSESSDMSVILSMDNNRHLDLDSIITEAKAQYEEITQRNKAEAEGLYQVKLGELQTTASRYGDDLRSTKNEIAELNRMVQRLQAKIESIKKQNTNLQETIVDTEQQGEQTLKDAQAKLAELKKALKQAQKNLAYLLRDYQELMNIKLTLDVEIATYQKMLDGEECRMSGECQSPVCIFVVNHTSSSKNISPGGSSSSRSSNGIRGNRGGQGIRGDSESTNGRKGIQSRSTSTSMDPSPRLGSSSSSLAKIVQIAASSDQRACIKY